A DNA window from Brenneria izadpanahii contains the following coding sequences:
- the pitA gene encoding inorganic phosphate transporter PitA, with protein sequence MLHLFAGLDYYTGLMLILALLFVLFYEAINGFHDTANAVATVIYTRAMKAQFAVVMAGVFNFLGVLLGGLSVAYAIVHLLPTDLLLNVSSAHGLAMVFSMLLAAIIWNLGTWYFGLPASSSHTLIGAIIGIGLTNALLTDTSVVDALNIPKMVSIFLSLILSPIVGMVIAGVMVFLLRRFWNNSKKRKRVHLTPVDREKQDGKRKPPFWTRTALILSAIGVSFSHGANDGQKGIGLIMLVLIGVAPAGFIVNINASGYDISRTRDSVINLQEYYLQHGAALGHVIDLSPPLIPTEEKSIPADENGATEFYCDSSRVMMAIEQTQNLLNNLKSYEQLSAYDRGKTRRLLMCIADTMDRVIKLPETQFDDKRYLSNLRKDLLQTVEYAPIWIIVAVALALSLGTMVGWKRVATTIGEKIGKRGMTYAQGVSAQVTAALSIGVASYTGMPVSTTHVLSSAVAGTMIVDGGGVQSKTVKNILLAWVLTLPVSLLLSGALYWLALKLI encoded by the coding sequence ATGCTACATTTATTTGCCGGACTGGATTATTACACCGGCCTGATGTTGATTCTGGCTTTGTTGTTTGTATTGTTTTATGAAGCTATTAATGGCTTCCACGATACCGCCAACGCCGTCGCTACCGTTATCTATACTCGCGCAATGAAAGCGCAGTTCGCTGTTGTTATGGCGGGCGTATTTAACTTTCTGGGGGTGCTGCTGGGGGGGTTAAGCGTCGCTTACGCCATCGTTCACCTGCTCCCAACCGATTTATTGCTGAATGTCAGTTCGGCCCATGGTTTGGCAATGGTCTTTTCCATGCTGCTTGCCGCCATTATCTGGAACCTCGGCACTTGGTATTTCGGGCTTCCCGCTTCAAGCTCGCACACGTTGATTGGCGCCATCATCGGCATCGGTTTAACCAATGCCTTGCTGACGGATACGTCCGTAGTGGATGCGCTCAATATTCCCAAAATGGTCAGCATCTTTCTGTCGCTCATTCTGTCGCCGATCGTCGGGATGGTTATTGCCGGCGTGATGGTGTTCCTGCTGCGCCGTTTCTGGAACAACAGTAAAAAGCGCAAACGCGTCCACCTAACGCCTGTCGATCGTGAAAAGCAGGATGGCAAACGGAAACCGCCGTTCTGGACGCGCACCGCACTGATCTTATCGGCCATCGGCGTTAGCTTTTCGCACGGAGCCAATGACGGTCAGAAAGGTATTGGTTTGATTATGCTGGTGTTGATCGGCGTGGCGCCGGCCGGGTTCATCGTCAATATTAATGCCTCCGGCTATGACATCAGCCGTACCCGCGATTCGGTGATTAACCTGCAGGAATATTATCTGCAGCATGGCGCCGCGCTGGGGCATGTTATCGACCTGTCGCCGCCGTTGATTCCGACGGAAGAAAAGAGTATTCCCGCTGATGAGAACGGCGCGACGGAATTCTACTGCGATAGTTCCCGCGTCATGATGGCTATCGAGCAGACGCAGAATCTGCTCAATAACCTGAAAAGCTATGAGCAGCTAAGCGCATACGATCGCGGCAAGACGCGGCGGTTGCTGATGTGCATTGCCGATACTATGGATCGGGTTATCAAGCTGCCGGAAACGCAGTTTGATGATAAACGCTACCTGAGCAATCTGCGTAAGGATCTGCTGCAGACTGTCGAATATGCGCCGATTTGGATCATCGTCGCCGTAGCGCTGGCGCTTTCGCTGGGAACCATGGTGGGCTGGAAGCGAGTCGCCACCACCATCGGCGAGAAAATCGGCAAGAGAGGGATGACCTACGCGCAGGGCGTATCGGCGCAGGTAACGGCCGCGTTGTCGATTGGGGTCGCCAGTTATACCGGGATGCCGGTTTCCACTACCCATGTATTGTCATCCGCGGTGGCGGGAACGATGATCGTTGATGGCGGCGGCGTTCAGAGCAAAACGGTGAAAAACATCCTGTTGGCCTGGGTACTGACGCTGCCGGTCTCATTGTTATTATCGGGCGCCTTGTACTGGCTGGCATTAAAGCTGATCTAG